aacgtACTCAAATTAaggttttttaaattaaaactcAAATTAAACACACATCAATATTTCTTGTTCCTGAAGAATTCGTTCGCACTCTAATATGTATATGCGCATACACGAATCAAGGACAGAATACACGTGTATGCATGCATAATATGCATATTATGCAAAATCAATATATATGACATCAATAtaaatcgtaaataaatattatcgatATTCACAAAGATCAAAATGcatacttatatatatatatatatatattgcaagCACAGCTTGAACTTTGTATGTACTTTTTGCAACTGTCAAAGTCGATTAAACAGTTAaacaatgcataaaatctacataAAATCCATCGGTTATCGCGAATATTAATGGAGCCTAGTTAGGTAACTGTTCGTTAATGAAGTCATTGGTGTATTAATGAGTACATATTGAACTTGCTCACAAATTTGccaagtatatatatatacttatatacttttgtatacaaaatatatatattttgcaaTTAGATTACGTGGCACTTTCGCAAATTGATTTAAAgatattgtaattaaataacTGTATACGCTACAGCCTGCAAGCGTAAATATGAAAAGCATTTAGTTGGTCATTATTTAACAAACAATCAACAACTAATTTTTTGATCATTAATCGTAATCAACGATTAAATCTTCAAGTTCAACCGATGAGTTGTACCAAACGAAAGCAAAACAAATTGTGGTTTTTGTtaatcaatttctttttaaccGTATGCACGATTAATGAAGTTGCAAAATTGCAACTTTGCGGACTCTAAAAGAACATTAAACTGAAGGAAGCAAATGCATAAATTAAATTGTACCATCTAAAGTCCGACTAGCATGCGCGTCTCTCTACGCGCAGATCTGGTGTCTGGATAAACAATTATCGTCTGGCAATCGTGTTGTATAGTTCACTACCGGTCAAAGCATTATTTCCAGCAGGTTACCCGATGATGGAAGTAAGGGCGGAATTAATTACAGAACTGAGtgaaagattttttaaaaaattgaaggaacaGAGCCCGCCCGATCCCGGTgtgtatattaatttttattatttcgttaAGTTAATCTCCTCTCGCGCGTTGTTGTACGACTGACGGATGATTGGAACAAAAGAGCAAAATCCAATCCTTGGTGTCATTTTCCAAGGTCGATTGTTTTTCTTCTACCTTGTACTTTCGGTAAAAAAAAGTCACCAAATGACAGTGTCGTAACCGTAAATTcttcttctatattttttaactgtattttaaatattagatTATGGAATATGTTAATGGAAACATATAATTAAAATCATCCATTGATGAAATGGTATTTCAACAGCATTCCATGCTGCCGACATTGCCAGAGTAGAGAAGAAATCTTGGTTGAAAAGATTTTTGGAACACAATGACTGCAATGTGGACGAAGCACTTAACATGTTATGGGAGACCTGCATCTGGAGAAAAAAGTTTGGTGCGAATggtatgtatatttttaatacCTGAAGATCGCTCTTCGCTTCAGATTGGTATTACCATGGTTTTACCGTACAttgatattaaaattgttattatatcAATGTTATCTAATCGCAGACCTTACAGAAGATGTGTTGAGGAAAGAATATTTAGAGGATGGACTGTGTTCCATTCATGGCAAAGACAGAGATGGCAAAGCAATGTTTGTTATTAAATGTAAATTGTACACTAAAAAAGGTAAAGATTACGAAGAATTACAAAAGATTGTAGTGTACTGGTTCGAGAGATTAGAAAGGTAACACAGGATTAGTAAAATATTTGAAGTCACTTATGAAATGTTGATGCCATTTGCCTGTTCATCTTTTCAGATATACCAATGGCGATCAAATATCACTTTTTTTTGATATGGCAGAGACTGGCATCTCGAATTTGGATATGAACTTTATTGAATACATGACTGGCCTTTGTAAAAACTATTATCCGAATTTTCTAAACTATATCATCATATTCGAGATGCCATGGATATTGGAGGCTGCTTTCAAAGTGATAAAATCGTGGCTACCACCGAAAGCAATTCCAAAAATTAAGTTCGTTCAAAAGAGTAATATTCAAGAGTATGTAAATCAGAGTGACATACTTGTCTCTTGGGGTGGTACTAACGATTATACCTTCAAATTTATACCGGAAGTACACAATAGTATAGATGCTACAATGAATGGTAAACTTGACAACAAAAAGGTATACAAATAGATTCTATCAAATGTACAATGTTAAagcattattaaaaaaatgtttaaaactttAGGTACATTTTGCAGAGGGTTCTCCATTGGTGGAGCAATCGCCAAGTAATTTTGGCGAACAGGGAAACGAAGAGGAGAGTGAGTAACAAATTTCTGAAGTCATTATTGATTAGAGATGTACAGGAACCTGAACATGTAGGGTCTTGCACACCTCTGCTATTtatgatatttattttataccgATTCATGGTATTCTGCAGTGTTGTCCGTCGAGCCAAAAACAATCGCGTTCTATAGAACAGGAAATGAAACAGCTGGAACAATCACGCTTAGGAATACAACATCGGACAAGCCGTTGTTTTACAAGGTATTGGATGATACTGCATTCCTTGCAGTGCCACTCGATGTACGCGAATAGTCCTGCATTATTAGTATTGTTTGTAGGTAAAAATCACGTCCCCCGAAAAGTTCAGGGTCCGATCGAGTTCAGGAGTGATATTGCCTCTAACGAAGCGGGTTGTTTCCGTTGTGTTACAACCCGGATATAATTTACGTAGTCTTGTGCACAATGATAGATTCTTAGTCGTGTGCATTCCGTTGAAAGATGCGAACACATCTGCTCAAGAAATAGCTGCAATTTGGAAGGTAGTGATCACGTTGCTCAAGATTTTATAAGAAACGTAATAGTAGACGATTGTTAACTTACTTTTTTTACAGAGTGAAATAAAGCCAGAGGAGCATAGATTAGGATGCTGCGATGGAGACGCTGATATTAACGATAAACAAAAACCCCATTCTATACTGTCATCCGGAATGTCTGAAAACAGAACGATGGACACACTTTTTCATAATGTAAGTGGcaatttaatgtttttaaagTGAAGAAAGGAGGATTTCATTCGTAATCAAATTTACGAATTGCAGGTAGCGCAATTGAAAGAAAGTAACGCAAAACTTCGAAGTGACGTCAGTTTCTTAAAATACTCActattattttctataatagTGACTATTGTAATGGCAATG
This window of the Halictus rubicundus isolate RS-2024b chromosome 9, iyHalRubi1_principal, whole genome shotgun sequence genome carries:
- the LOC143357213 gene encoding motile sperm domain-containing protein 2 encodes the protein MMEVRAELITELSERFFKKLKEQSPPDPAFHAADIARVEKKSWLKRFLEHNDCNVDEALNMLWETCIWRKKFGANDLTEDVLRKEYLEDGLCSIHGKDRDGKAMFVIKCKLYTKKGKDYEELQKIVVYWFERLERYTNGDQISLFFDMAETGISNLDMNFIEYMTGLCKNYYPNFLNYIIIFEMPWILEAAFKVIKSWLPPKAIPKIKFVQKSNIQEYVNQSDILVSWGGTNDYTFKFIPEVHNSIDATMNGKLDNKKVHFAEGSPLVEQSPSNFGEQGNEEEMLSVEPKTIAFYRTGNETAGTITLRNTTSDKPLFYKVKITSPEKFRVRSSSGVILPLTKRVVSVVLQPGYNLRSLVHNDRFLVVCIPLKDANTSAQEIAAIWKSEIKPEEHRLGCCDGDADINDKQKPHSILSSGMSENRTMDTLFHNVAQLKESNAKLRSDVSFLKYSLLFSIIVTIVMAMLVVYILRIDIKNGTVDDEDCRIPHI